DNA from Metabacillus flavus:
ATCGCATCTTTTGTTAGGTGGGGCTGTGCGCCGTGACCGCCTTTTCCTTTTATGACAATTTCAAAACGGTCAGCAGCGGCCATAATGGGTCCAGTACGATATTGAATGGTTCCAAGAGGGGCTATGGACCAAAGGTGAGTGCCAAACACAGCATCTGCACCTTCCAGGCATCCCGCTTCCACCATGCTTTTTGCTCCGCCTGGCGCATATTCCTCTGCATGCTGATGGATGAGAAGGATATTCCCGCTAAGCTGTTCCTGATGCTTCAGCATGACCTTTGCAAAAACAAGCAGCAGTGCGGTATGTCCGTCATGGCCGCAAGCATGCATGACACCTGGAACTGTGGATTTATAAGGAACCGATTTTTCATCCTGAATAGGAAGAGCATCAAAGTCTGCACGGAAAGCTACCGTTTTACCTGGTTTGCTTCCCTTAATTACCGCAGTGAGGCCGTTGCCCCCGACTTTGTCTTTTACTTCAACCCCCAGGTTCTCGTAATACTCCTTAATAAAAGCGGCCGTTTTCCATTCCTGAAAGGAAAGCTCAGGATGCTGGTGCAAATGCCTGCGGATCTCGACCATTTCTTCATAAGAACGGTCTAGTTCCTCGTAGATCTCTGTAAGCATAAAACTCCCCCTATGTAAGATTTTACTATTCATGTTATAGGTAAATTCGGAAAATTACAACAATAAAGAAGGGGCTATATATGCCCCCTGGTTTACAGCATGAATATAGCCGTTATTGTAGCTGCAGCAAGCCCAAGCAAAACTGGAATCAGATTTCGGCGCGCAAGCTCGAAAGGATCGACTCCGCATATGGCAGCAGCAGGGATAAGGGCCCATGGCACGAGTGTGCCGCCTCCAACCCAAATGGCTGAAATCTGTCCAAGGGCTGTCAATACAGCTGTATGGCTGTCTGATTCCCCGAAAATCTGAGCCACTGAGCCAACAAGAGAAATGCCGGAAAAACCGGAGCCATCCAAGCCGGTTATAGCCCCGATACCCGCAACAGCAAGCGCACCTGTCTGAGCGGCGATTGGCACGGCAGAGGCAAGGGCTGCTCCGAGATCATTCACAATCCCATGGGAAGCATGAGGGAGGTAATCACCAATGATTTTTCCAAATCCCGCATCCCCAAGATAAAAAAAGGCAGCAATCGGTATGACAGGAGCGAATACTCTAAACCCGAATTGAAAACCTTCGATTAAATAGGCTGTTGTTTTTTCAAATCCTTTTCCTTTATGGGTAATTAAAGAAAAAATCAACAGAAGTAGAATCGCCGTACCGCCAATAAGGGCAGTAGCATCCCCTCCTTGAAGCTTGAAATGAAACATAATGGCTACATCGCACGTAAAAACAAGCAGAACGGTAAGGGCAAGCCATTTTCTCATGATGCCGGTAAGGATTCCTTCCTCAGCTGCAGCGGTTTTTTCCTCTAGGACCGGAAATGGACGTTCTAGCTTCATATCTTTTCTCAAGAAAAGAAAAGCAGAGATGGTTGTTACGGCACCCATTACGATGACGAGGGGAATACTTGCCTGGATAACCGTTTCTACTGGAAGACCGGCTGCATCTGCAGTAAGTTTAGGTGCACCCTGAATAATGAAATCGCTGGAAAGCGCGATACCATGGCCGAAAAGATTCATCGCCATCGCAGCACCAAGCGCAGGCAATCCTGCTCTGATGGCTGCAGGCATGAGGACTGCACCAACTAAAGCAACAGCAGGGGATGGCCAGAAAAACCAGGAAATCACCATCATGAATAATCCAATGATCCAAAAAGCAAGACCAGGACCCTTTATTAATTTTGCAAATGGAGCAACCATTGCTTGATTAATTCCTGCAGCAGAGAGAATTTTACTCATCGAAACAATGATGGATATGATGAGGATGGTCGGAAGCAATTCCGAAATAGCATATATAAAACTGTTAAACAGACTGCTGATGGCCAGTGTAAAGGAAGTGGTAGCTACGAGGGCAAGGATGAAGATACCGGCAATGCAAACAATAGATGTGTCTCTTCTGGCAATCATGAAAAAAATGATGGAACCTATGACAAGCACGTACAAACCGTGCAGAAGCGTGAGCTCTACCCCAATACAATCAACTCCTGGAATACGTATTAATATAGTTTACGCCCGCAGTGAAATTGGGTGAATTTCTATCCTGGGTTATGAAAATATGGCCAAAATTTGTCATTTCCCAGGGAATATCATGGTGAACCAGAAGTCATATACTGTCAAAATAACGCCGTCGTGGTATATTGTTTCTTATTAAACAGAAAAAAAGATCCGCATGAGCGGACCCTTCACCGTTATTTTAGTACTTGATAGGTTGTGACATAGGATGGACGAGGAAAGATTGATTTTTGGTCCACTCCATCGGATGTGCCTCTTTTTTTATGAGCATGTTCATAAGCTTTAGATTGCTGCCAATTTTTGAAGGATGCTTCATCCTCCCACAATGTCAGGATCACGTAAGTGTCATCGCGCAGAGGTCGTAGAACCCTGATTGCCGCAAAGCCCGGCTCGTTTTCAATCATTCTTGCTCTTTCGCTAAATCGCTGTTCAAAGAGCGGTTTCCCTTCTTCCGTAACAGGAATGTTGTTCAGTACTGCAAAACCTGCCTGTTCGAAGGAACCGGAAGAATCCAGAACCTCATACTTTTTAGGTTCCTTCAGCACTGTCTCTCCGTCCGTTTCGTGAATCAGCATCGCATTGTCATCTGTATGCATTAGCAGCATGGTTTCATTCGAATTCGATTTTACGATTCCTTCTAAATAATCAGCCGTTCCAAACGTCATGTACAAGTTCATCTGAATCACCTCGTTATTAATTATATACTTTTAATGGGGTTTGAAAACAAATATGCCATGCAGGAAAATGCTGTCCAGTTCCATCCGCGGGGTTTTATTTGAAAGCGGCAATCTTGCAGGACTGTATAAATCGGTTCAGCTTTTCCGCGTACATATTAATACCTTTAATTAACAATCCTAAAACATAACAGATTGGCCACATAATGAATCGGGGTGAAATGATGAAAAGTCTAATTGTAAGGGCAGGTAGTGCAGCAGCCATTTTAATTGTTATTTCCATCGCCGGATACTTATTTATCCTGCTCGCCGGCAGTGCAATGATTGACGAGAAGAAACTGGTTCTTCCATCAGCTACGAGGCTTGTAGATAAGAATGGAAAGGAAATCACCCGGCTGTATGAGCAGAATCGGGAAATTGTCTCCATTAAAAAGGTTCCGGAGCATGTTCAGCAGGCTTTTATTGCCGTAGAGGACCGCAGATTTTATGAGCATAGCGGAATTGATTTGAAATCAATCGGACGAGCTGTTTACAAGGATCTTACCGCTGGAAGCAAGGTAGAGGGCGGAAGTACGATAACACAGCAGCTCGCTAAAAATAGTTTTTTATCAAGCGAAAAGTCCTGGCTTCGTAAAACGAAAGAAGCGATGATCGCCATTAATCTCGAAAACAAATACAGCAAGGAAAAGCTGCTGGAAATGTATTTAAATCAGCTGTATTTCGGTCACGGAGCCTATGGTGTCGAAGCCGCTTCCCAGTATTTTTTCCAGAAGAACGTGTCCGAGCTGACCGTTGCCGAAGGAGCCATGCTCGCCTCCCTTCCGAAGGCACCGTCCTCTTATTCTCCCATTTTGCACCCCGTAAAATCGAAGGAACGAAGAGATACGGTTCTTTCATTAATGCAGGAACAAGGTTATTTGTCAGCTGAGGATACAGTCAGACTTCAAGGAAAGACCCTTGCACTCAACCTCAGCAAAAAAATGGATCATCCCTGGCTTTACAGTTATGTCGACCTCGTCATGGATGAAGCAGAAAATTTGTACTCTCTCTCCAATCAGGAGCTTTTAAGAGGAGGGTATACCATCCAGGTTCCCTTGCAGCAGGATATCCAAAAAAGAGCGTATGACATGTTTCAATCAAACAGCTATTTCCCGGGAACCGATCAGCATGCACAAGGATCATTCGTCTTGCTGGATAACCGTTCAGGAGGTGTCATGGCGGCAATTGGCGGAAGGGATTATACGCCTAAAGGCTATAACAGGGTAACGTCGAAAAGGCAGCCAGGCTCTACCTTCAAGCCGCTCGCGGTCTACGGTCCGGCAATGGAGGAAAAGCTTTATGAACCCTATTCGCTGCTCTCTGATTCCTATCAAACCTATGCTGGAAGCTATGCTCCGGAAAACAATGACGACCGCTATTCAGGTCAGGTTACGATGTATGATGCATTAATCAAGTCCAAAAATGCTCCTGCCGTATGGGCTATGAATGAGCTTGGTGTGGAAAAGAGCAAATCCTACCTTGAAAAACAGGGGCTTCCTGTTCCGGATAAAGGGCTGGCCATTGCTCTCGGAGGGCTGAAGGAAGGAGTCAATCCTTTGCAGCTCGCTAACGCATACCGGATTTTTCCGGAGGCAGGGGTTTATTCTGAGCCTTATTTTATTGAAAAAATAGAAGACCGTGACAACAAAGTGATTGCTGAGAAGCCGCAGAAAGAAGTAAGAGTATACTCTGCTCAGACTGCCTGGAACATGACAAGAATGCTGCAGCATGTTATCTCGGAAGGGACAGCTAAAAGCGGCAGTTACCCTGGAGAATTGGCAGGTAAAACAGGGACAACCTCTTATCCTGAAAAAGAAGGGGCGGTCATGGATGCCTGGTTTGCAGGGTATACGCCGGACGTAACCGGTGCTTTATGGATGGGCTACGATCAAACCTCCAAGGATCAGCATCTTACTGGTGGAAGTGCCTATCCGGCCAGGCTGTTTAAAAAAATCCTGAGCGAATCGGAAACCGTACGAAAAACGGCGTTTGCCGTTCCTAAGGGAGCAGATGATCTCGAAAGTCCGATCCGATTAAAGCCGCTGGAACAGGTAGACGCGGATTATGCATTTGATCCGCTGGGACTCATAACGGTTTCGTTAAAATGGAAAAAGCAGGAGGACCCGCGTGTAGAATACAGAATCTATGAAAAATCCGGAGAAAACGAGAAGCTGATTGGAAAAGTCAAAAATGACAGCACCTATGAAATCCCATTCAGCAATGTCTTCTCATCAGCATCCTATAAAGTCGTCCCGTTTAATGAGCAGACCAAACAAGAGGGGAAAGGAACCCCATACGCAGAACCTAAAATCTTTTCAGGCCGATAAAACAGGAGCTTCCGGGCTCCTGTTTTTACGGCGATTTTTTGACAATTACAGTCATCTGCTATACTAATGGAACGATAAAGTTTATATTGATAACAAATACATACGAGATCAAGTAAGGTGGGAGAATCATGGAGTCTAAACAATTCAATGATGCTTTTTTAAAGGCATGCAGAGGGGAAAAAACAGATCACGTGCCGCTATGGTTTATGAGGCAGGCAGGACGCTCCCAGCCGGAGTACCGCAAGATAAAGGAAAAGTACGGCTTGTTTGAAATCACTCATCAGCCTGAGCTGTCAGCTTATGTGACGAGGCTGCCAGTTGAGCAATATAATACAGATGCAGCCATCCTGTATAAAGATATTATGACGCCGCTTCCTGCAATCGGTGTAGATGTAGAAATCAAGACAGGCATCGGTCCGGTAATCAGCAATCCAATCCGAAGCCTTCATGATGTTGAAAAGCTTGGAGAGATTCATCCGGAGCAGGACATCCCCTATATTCTTGAAACCATCCGGATCCTCACTCAGGAACAGCTGAGTGTGCCGCTTATCGGCTTTGCAGGAGCGCCATTTACCCTTGCCAGCTACATGATTGAGGGCGGTCCATCGAAAAATTACAATAAAACGAAAGCGTTCATGTACGCAGAACCGAAAGCATGGTTCGCTCTGATGGACAAGCTTGCTGATACGATGGTTACCTATGTGGAGTCACAGGTGAAAGCAGGAGCAAAAGCGATCCAGATCTTTGATTCCTGGGTTGGCGCCTTGAATGTTCAGGATTACCGCACCTTTATTAAACCAGTGATGAATCGGATCTTTACAAGCCTGGCACCTCTAAATGTTCCGCTTATCATGTTCGGCGTCGGCGCGAGTCATTTAGCGAAGGAATGGCATGATCTGCCGCTCGATGTAGTGGGTCTTGACTGGAGATTGCCGATCAGTGACGCGCGTGCGATGGGTCTGACGAAGACACTTCAGGGCAATCTCGATCCTGCCATATTGCTTGCTCCGTGGCATGTCATTGAGGAACGTTTGAAGGAAATCCTGGATGAGGGAATGAAATCCGACAGCTATGTGTTTAACCTAGGGCACGGCGTATTCCCGGAAGTTCAGCCGGCAACGTTAAAAAAAGTAGCCTCCTTTGTTCATGAATATTCCGCTTCAAATAAATGATTGAAAAACATTCCAAGAGCATCCCGCTTGGAATGTTTCCGTCTGAAATGGCAAAATGGATTACATAGGGAAAAGGATTGTGTTTCTTTTCACAAAACAGAAGAGGTGCATGAATGATGAAAAAGAAGATGGGACTTCTTGTGATGGCTTACGGAACTCCATATAAAGAAGAGGATATTGAGCGCTATTATACGCACATCCGCCGCGGCAGACCGCCTGCTCCTGAAATGCTGCAGGATTTAAAAGACCGCTATGAAGCAATTGGAGGCATCTCTCCTCTTGCTAAAATTACTCAGGATCAGGCAGAAAAGCTTGAGCAGCACTTAAACAGCATCCAGGATACTATTGAATTTAAAATGTATCTTGGCTTGAAGCATATTGAACCTTTCGTCGAAGATGCAGTGAAGCAAATGCATGAGGACGGCATAACAGAGGCTGTCAGCATTGTTCTTGCTCCGCATTATTCTACCTTCAGCATCAAATCCTATAATGGACGCGCACAGGAAGAGGCCGAAAAACTTGGCGGGCTGACCATTACTTCTGTTGAAAGCTGGTATCAGGAGCCGAAGTTTATCCGCTATTGGTCGAACAGAGTTAAAGAAACCTTCAATTCCATGTCCGAAGAAGAACGGGCAAAAGCAGTCTTAATCGTTTCAGCCCACAGTCTTCCGGAGAAAATCATTGCAGCAGGCGACCCTTATCCGGATCAGCTCCAAGAGACAGCTGAGCTAATTACAGAGGCAGCCGGCGTCAAAAATTATGCCATTGGCTGGCAGAGTGCAGGAAATACCCCGGATCCTTGGATTGGTCCGGATGTTCAGGATTTAACACGCGAGCTTTATGAGGAAAAAGGCTTCCGCAGCTTTGTCTATACTCCTGTCGGATTCGTTGCGGATCACCTCGAAGTTCTTTTTGATAATGATTACGAATGCAAAGTTGTAACAGACGAACTTGGTGCAGCCTACTACCGTCCTGAAATGCCGAATGATCAGGCTGAATTTATCGATTGCCTGGCAACAGTCATAATGAAGCATCTTCAAATGTAATGTAAAGAAGGCGAAATGATGGAAAAGAAAAAAAGAGTGGCAATCCTCGGCGGAGGTCTAACCGGTTTATCCGCGGCTTACTATCTTCAAAAAGAGCTGCAAGAGGACGTAGAAATCACACTAATTGAAGCTAGTCCGCGGCTTGGAGGCAAAATTCAGACGGTCCGGAAAAATGGATGCATCATTGAAAAAGGACCTGATTCTTTTCTTGAGCGAAAGGCGAGTGCTCCGCAGCTTGTGCGGGAACTCGGTCTTGAAAACCAGCTGGTAAACAACTCTACCGGCCGTTCGTTTGTCCTGTTAAAAGACGGTCTTCATCCCATTCCGGGGGGAGCTGTTATGGGGATCCCTACTCAGGTTCGCCCATTCGTCACATCAGGTTTGTTTTCGTTCTCCGGGAAACTGCGTGCAGCTGGAGACTTTGTTCTTCCTAAGGGAGAGCGTAAAGGCGATCAATCGCTCGGCCAGTTTTTCAGAAGAAGACTTGGAGATGAGGTCGTTGAAAATCTGATTGAGCCGCTCCTCTCAGGCATCTATGCCGGAGACATAGATAAGCTTAGCCTGATGTCTACATTTCCGCAGTTTTATAAAACTGAACAGGAGCATAGAAGCCTGATTTTAGGAATGAAAAAATCATTGCCTCCAACGAGTCAGAAGCATGATCCTTCTAAAAAAGGAATATTTCAAACTCTGACCGGAGGACTTCAGACACTAATTGAGGCTCTTGAAAAAAATCTCAGTTCGGTCAAAGTGACGAAGGGCACAAAGGTCACGGGTCTTCAGAAGAAGCCGTCAGGGACGTATTCATTAGAACTAAGCGGGGGGACCATGATGGAAGCGGATGCGGTTATTATGACAATCCCGCATGCGTCCGCCGGCAGTCTCTTGAAGGAGAGCGAGTTTGATTATTTCAGGACAATGGAATCTACGTCGGTTGCAAACGTAGCGATGATTTTCCCCAAAGAGAACGTTCGAATGCTAAAAGAGGGAACTGGCTTTGTCATATCGAGAAACGGCGGGTATTCAATCACTGCCTGCACATGGACGAATAAAAAATGGCCGCATACAGCACCTGCTGATAAAGTGATTTTGCGGGCGTATGTCGGCAAAGCAGGAGAAGAAACCATCGTTGATCAAACAGATGAACAGCTCGTGAAAATTGTTCTGGAAGATTTTAAAAAAGCAATGGAAATTACCGGATTGCCGGAAGACTATGTTGTAAGCCGCTGGAAAAAGGCGATGCCTCAGTACAATGTCGGCCACATGGAAAATGTTCGGAGAATCTATAGCTTTGTCAGCAAACAATACCCTGGTCTTTTCCTTGCAGGAGCCTCGTTTGAAGGAGTGGGACTGCCAGATTGTATTGATCAGGGAAAAGCCAGCGTTGAACAAGTAAGGCAATATTTGCATTTGTAGAGCCAGCTGAAAAAGCGGCTCTTTTTTTCTTGCATTGTTTGCTTAAGGCGTGTATATTAAAAGTACTAACTGACTAAAATGTTCATTTGGTCATTTTTAGGAGTGGAACTGAAGTGAGTGTAGACCGGAAGCAATTAATTATCGAGGCGGCAAAGAAATCCTTTACGCAGTTTGGATACAAAGCAACGACGATGGACATTGTAGCAAAGCATGCAAATGTAGCAAAAGGGACGATTTATACATTCTTTAAAAACAAGGAAGAACTGTTTGGTGAAATCATTACGACTCTTTTAGCCGAAATCAAGCATGCAGCTGATGACGCAATCAGTCCGGAATGCAGCTTTTTTGAAAATGTTCACCGTGCACTGTACAGCGTGCTTGAATATCGGAAAAAGCATCAGCTTACCATCAAGATCTTTCAGGAGAGCACCGAGCTCGGTACTCCTGCCGTCCAGGAAGTTGTAGCCCGTCTCGAAGGAATGGTGATCGGCTACATTAAGCAAAAGATTCATAAAGCAATAGCTAAAGGAGAAATCCGCCCATGCGATCCGGAGCTGACCTCGTTCCTCATGCTGAAGCTTTACATTTCTCTTATTTTTGATTGGGAAAAACATCACGATCCGCTTCCTAAAGAAAAAATAGCTGAACTATTTGAACTTTATTTTCTAAAGGGATTATCCGCTTAGGATAGCCTATCTTTTTTGGTGAAAAATGACTAAATGAACAATATAGTCAGATGTACATTTACAGGAGGTTTTATACATGTCACTGCTCGCAAAAGAGTGGAAGGCGCTAGTTACAAACAAGAAAATTTTGATTCCCGTCATAGCGGTTCTCTTTATCCCTGTATTATATGCAGGAATGTTCTTATGGGCATTCTGGGATCCATATGAGAATCTTGAAGATCTTCCGGTAGCCGTTGTCAACCAGGATAAT
Protein-coding regions in this window:
- a CDS encoding antibiotic biosynthesis monooxygenase family protein, translating into MNLYMTFGTADYLEGIVKSNSNETMLLMHTDDNAMLIHETDGETVLKEPKKYEVLDSSGSFEQAGFAVLNNIPVTEEGKPLFEQRFSERARMIENEPGFAAIRVLRPLRDDTYVILTLWEDEASFKNWQQSKAYEHAHKKRGTSDGVDQKSIFPRPSYVTTYQVLK
- the hemH gene encoding ferrochelatase, with translation MMKKKMGLLVMAYGTPYKEEDIERYYTHIRRGRPPAPEMLQDLKDRYEAIGGISPLAKITQDQAEKLEQHLNSIQDTIEFKMYLGLKHIEPFVEDAVKQMHEDGITEAVSIVLAPHYSTFSIKSYNGRAQEEAEKLGGLTITSVESWYQEPKFIRYWSNRVKETFNSMSEEERAKAVLIVSAHSLPEKIIAAGDPYPDQLQETAELITEAAGVKNYAIGWQSAGNTPDPWIGPDVQDLTRELYEEKGFRSFVYTPVGFVADHLEVLFDNDYECKVVTDELGAAYYRPEMPNDQAEFIDCLATVIMKHLQM
- the hemE gene encoding uroporphyrinogen decarboxylase, producing MESKQFNDAFLKACRGEKTDHVPLWFMRQAGRSQPEYRKIKEKYGLFEITHQPELSAYVTRLPVEQYNTDAAILYKDIMTPLPAIGVDVEIKTGIGPVISNPIRSLHDVEKLGEIHPEQDIPYILETIRILTQEQLSVPLIGFAGAPFTLASYMIEGGPSKNYNKTKAFMYAEPKAWFALMDKLADTMVTYVESQVKAGAKAIQIFDSWVGALNVQDYRTFIKPVMNRIFTSLAPLNVPLIMFGVGASHLAKEWHDLPLDVVGLDWRLPISDARAMGLTKTLQGNLDPAILLAPWHVIEERLKEILDEGMKSDSYVFNLGHGVFPEVQPATLKKVASFVHEYSASNK
- the hemY gene encoding protoporphyrinogen oxidase gives rise to the protein MMEKKKRVAILGGGLTGLSAAYYLQKELQEDVEITLIEASPRLGGKIQTVRKNGCIIEKGPDSFLERKASAPQLVRELGLENQLVNNSTGRSFVLLKDGLHPIPGGAVMGIPTQVRPFVTSGLFSFSGKLRAAGDFVLPKGERKGDQSLGQFFRRRLGDEVVENLIEPLLSGIYAGDIDKLSLMSTFPQFYKTEQEHRSLILGMKKSLPPTSQKHDPSKKGIFQTLTGGLQTLIEALEKNLSSVKVTKGTKVTGLQKKPSGTYSLELSGGTMMEADAVIMTIPHASAGSLLKESEFDYFRTMESTSVANVAMIFPKENVRMLKEGTGFVISRNGGYSITACTWTNKKWPHTAPADKVILRAYVGKAGEETIVDQTDEQLVKIVLEDFKKAMEITGLPEDYVVSRWKKAMPQYNVGHMENVRRIYSFVSKQYPGLFLAGASFEGVGLPDCIDQGKASVEQVRQYLHL
- a CDS encoding transglycosylase domain-containing protein; this translates as MMKSLIVRAGSAAAILIVISIAGYLFILLAGSAMIDEKKLVLPSATRLVDKNGKEITRLYEQNREIVSIKKVPEHVQQAFIAVEDRRFYEHSGIDLKSIGRAVYKDLTAGSKVEGGSTITQQLAKNSFLSSEKSWLRKTKEAMIAINLENKYSKEKLLEMYLNQLYFGHGAYGVEAASQYFFQKNVSELTVAEGAMLASLPKAPSSYSPILHPVKSKERRDTVLSLMQEQGYLSAEDTVRLQGKTLALNLSKKMDHPWLYSYVDLVMDEAENLYSLSNQELLRGGYTIQVPLQQDIQKRAYDMFQSNSYFPGTDQHAQGSFVLLDNRSGGVMAAIGGRDYTPKGYNRVTSKRQPGSTFKPLAVYGPAMEEKLYEPYSLLSDSYQTYAGSYAPENNDDRYSGQVTMYDALIKSKNAPAVWAMNELGVEKSKSYLEKQGLPVPDKGLAIALGGLKEGVNPLQLANAYRIFPEAGVYSEPYFIEKIEDRDNKVIAEKPQKEVRVYSAQTAWNMTRMLQHVISEGTAKSGSYPGELAGKTGTTSYPEKEGAVMDAWFAGYTPDVTGALWMGYDQTSKDQHLTGGSAYPARLFKKILSESETVRKTAFAVPKGADDLESPIRLKPLEQVDADYAFDPLGLITVSLKWKKQEDPRVEYRIYEKSGENEKLIGKVKNDSTYEIPFSNVFSSASYKVVPFNEQTKQEGKGTPYAEPKIFSGR
- a CDS encoding M20 family metallopeptidase is translated as MLTEIYEELDRSYEEMVEIRRHLHQHPELSFQEWKTAAFIKEYYENLGVEVKDKVGGNGLTAVIKGSKPGKTVAFRADFDALPIQDEKSVPYKSTVPGVMHACGHDGHTALLLVFAKVMLKHQEQLSGNILLIHQHAEEYAPGGAKSMVEAGCLEGADAVFGTHLWSIAPLGTIQYRTGPIMAAADRFEIVIKGKGGHGAQPHLTKDAIVIGSQVISNLQQIVSRKVDPVEAAVVSVGTFKAENAFNVIADTAKLIGTARTFKGEVRDQAELEVERAVKAACLLYDAEYTCLYDRGYPAVVNHEKETLFLKEIAGSIPGVATVEESPLQMGGEDFAYYLQERKGSFFFTGAMPADPEAAQPHHHPKFDFDEKAMLIAAKTFASLFVNYEHAGADQTTTENAAVN
- a CDS encoding TetR/AcrR family transcriptional regulator, with protein sequence MSVDRKQLIIEAAKKSFTQFGYKATTMDIVAKHANVAKGTIYTFFKNKEELFGEIITTLLAEIKHAADDAISPECSFFENVHRALYSVLEYRKKHQLTIKIFQESTELGTPAVQEVVARLEGMVIGYIKQKIHKAIAKGEIRPCDPELTSFLMLKLYISLIFDWEKHHDPLPKEKIAELFELYFLKGLSA